The following are encoded together in the Saliniramus fredricksonii genome:
- a CDS encoding cysteine desulfurase family protein, translating to MDMTNRTYLDYNATAPMRPQARDMLVRVLGDVGNASSVHREGRAARGIIETARDRVADLVGGRGKHVIFTGSGSEANNLVLAPGFRRVDGAPAQTLLVGAGEHPCVLEGHRFDPGAVEHIPLRADGLVDLAWLEARLADLGGAPVLVSIQLANNETGAIQPVAEAASLVRAAGGLMHCDAVQAAGKIGIDIDALGVDALTLSAHKLGGPQGVGALVLAGEGYVLDRLVRGGGQERNWRAGTENVAGIAAFGEAARVAREALGEEESRLRDLRAEFETAIRENCPDAVIFSENAPRLPNTILFAVPGKRAETALIALDLNGAALSSGSACSSGKVKSSHVLEAMGVSPALAESALRLSFGWNTQKDAVTHFTAAFARLLSNRNQNSECAA from the coding sequence ATGGACATGACCAACCGCACCTATCTCGATTACAACGCCACGGCGCCGATGCGGCCGCAGGCGCGGGATATGCTCGTGCGCGTTCTGGGTGATGTCGGAAACGCTTCTTCCGTGCATCGCGAAGGGCGCGCCGCGCGTGGGATTATCGAGACGGCGCGCGACCGCGTCGCGGATCTGGTCGGCGGGCGGGGGAAGCACGTCATCTTCACGGGATCGGGCTCCGAGGCCAACAATCTGGTGCTGGCGCCGGGCTTTCGGCGCGTCGATGGCGCGCCTGCACAGACGCTTCTCGTCGGCGCCGGGGAGCATCCCTGCGTGCTCGAAGGCCATCGCTTCGACCCGGGGGCGGTGGAGCATATCCCGCTCCGTGCCGACGGTCTGGTCGATCTCGCCTGGCTGGAAGCGCGGCTGGCGGATCTCGGCGGCGCACCGGTGCTGGTCTCGATCCAGCTCGCCAACAACGAAACCGGTGCGATCCAGCCGGTCGCCGAGGCGGCTTCGCTGGTGCGCGCGGCGGGTGGGCTGATGCATTGCGACGCCGTGCAGGCGGCGGGCAAGATCGGGATCGATATCGATGCGCTCGGCGTTGACGCCCTGACGCTTTCGGCTCACAAGCTCGGCGGTCCGCAGGGTGTCGGTGCGCTGGTTCTCGCCGGCGAGGGCTATGTGCTCGACCGGCTGGTGCGCGGCGGCGGGCAGGAGCGCAACTGGCGCGCCGGTACGGAGAATGTCGCGGGCATCGCGGCCTTCGGCGAGGCAGCGCGGGTGGCGCGCGAAGCGCTCGGCGAAGAGGAGTCCCGGCTGCGGGATCTGCGGGCGGAGTTCGAGACGGCGATCCGTGAAAACTGCCCGGATGCGGTGATCTTCTCGGAAAACGCACCGCGCCTGCCCAATACCATTCTCTTCGCCGTCCCCGGCAAGCGGGCCGAGACGGCGCTGATCGCGCTCGATCTGAATGGCGCGGCGCTCTCTTCGGGCTCCGCCTGTTCCTCGGGCAAGGTGAAATCTTCGCATGTTCTGGAGGCGATGGGGGTCTCTCCTGCGCTGGCAGAATCTGCGTTGCGGCTGAGTTTCGGTTGGAACACGCAAAAAGACGCGGTGACACACTTCACAGCGGCCTTTGCGAGACTACTTTCGAATCGAAACCAAAATTCGGAATGCGCGGCATAG
- the sufB gene encoding Fe-S cluster assembly protein SufB yields MPAVQETIDRVKEIDVDQYKYGFETIIEMEKAPKGLSEDIIRFISAKKEEPEWMLEWRLDAYRRWLTMQEPDWARVSYPKIDFNDIYYYAAPKSNEAPKSLDEVDPEILKTYEKLGIPLREQEMLAGIAPENRVAVDAVFDSVSVATTFKKELAEAGVIFCSISEAVREYPELVKKYLGTVVPKSDNYYAALNSAVFTDGSFVYVPPGVRCPMELSTYFRINEKNTGQFERTLIIADEGAYVSYLEGCTAPQRDENQLHAAVVELVTLDEAEIKYSTVQNWYPGDAEGKGGIYNFVTKRGDCRGKNSVITWTQVETGSAITWKYPSCILRGDGSRGEFYSIAVSNGRQQIDSGTKMIHLGKNTTSRIISKGISAGHSENTYRGLVSAHRKASNSRNFTNCDSLLIGNNCGAHTVPYIESKNASAVFEHEATTSKISEDQLFYCMQRGLDEEEAVALIVNGFVKDVLQKLPMEFAVEAQKLISISLEGSVG; encoded by the coding sequence ATGCCTGCAGTGCAGGAAACAATCGATCGCGTTAAGGAAATCGACGTCGATCAGTACAAGTATGGCTTCGAGACCATCATCGAGATGGAGAAGGCCCCCAAGGGCTTGAGCGAAGACATCATCCGCTTCATTTCGGCCAAGAAGGAAGAGCCGGAATGGATGCTGGAATGGCGCCTCGACGCCTATCGCCGGTGGCTCACCATGCAGGAGCCGGACTGGGCGCGCGTCAGCTATCCCAAGATCGACTTCAACGACATCTACTATTACGCCGCCCCGAAGTCGAACGAGGCGCCGAAGTCGCTCGACGAGGTCGATCCGGAAATTCTCAAGACCTACGAGAAGCTCGGCATTCCGCTGCGTGAGCAGGAAATGCTCGCCGGTATTGCTCCCGAGAACCGGGTTGCGGTCGATGCCGTGTTCGATTCCGTCTCCGTCGCCACGACCTTCAAGAAGGAACTGGCTGAGGCGGGCGTGATCTTCTGCTCGATCTCGGAAGCCGTGCGGGAATATCCCGAACTGGTGAAAAAGTATCTCGGCACCGTCGTGCCCAAGAGCGACAACTACTATGCCGCGCTGAACTCCGCCGTCTTCACCGACGGGTCGTTTGTCTATGTGCCGCCGGGCGTGCGCTGCCCGATGGAGCTCTCGACCTATTTCCGCATCAACGAGAAGAATACCGGCCAGTTCGAGCGCACGCTGATCATCGCCGACGAGGGCGCCTATGTCAGCTATCTCGAAGGCTGCACGGCGCCCCAGCGCGACGAGAATCAGCTTCACGCCGCCGTGGTCGAGCTCGTGACGCTTGATGAAGCGGAGATCAAGTATTCCACCGTGCAGAACTGGTATCCTGGTGATGCCGAGGGCAAGGGCGGGATCTATAATTTCGTCACCAAGCGCGGCGATTGCCGGGGCAAGAACTCGGTCATCACCTGGACCCAGGTCGAGACCGGCTCCGCCATCACCTGGAAATACCCGTCCTGCATCCTGCGCGGTGACGGTTCGCGCGGCGAGTTCTATTCCATCGCCGTGTCGAACGGGCGCCAGCAGATCGATTCCGGCACCAAGATGATCCATCTGGGCAAGAACACCACCAGCCGGATCATCTCCAAGGGCATCTCGGCTGGTCACTCCGAGAATACCTATCGCGGCCTCGTCTCGGCGCATCGCAAGGCGTCGAACTCGCGCAACTTCACCAATTGCGACAGCCTGCTGATCGGCAACAATTGCGGCGCGCATACGGTGCCGTATATCGAGAGCAAGAACGCCTCCGCCGTGTTCGAGCACGAGGCGACCACCTCCAAGATCTCCGAGGACCAGCTATTCTACTGCATGCAGCGCGGGCTCGACGAGGAGGAAGCGGTGGCGCTGATCGTCAACGGCTTCGTCAAGGACGTGCTGCAGAAGCTCCCGATGGAATTCGCCGTCGAGGCGCAGAAGCTGATCTCGATCTCGCTGGAAGGCTCCGTCGGCTGA
- the sufC gene encoding Fe-S cluster assembly ATPase SufC codes for MLEIKNLVVEIEGNRILNGLDLTVNNGEIAAIMGPNGSGKSTLSYVVAGKEEYEVLDGEIILDGQNVLEMEPSERAAAGVFLAFQYPLEIPGVATMTFLKAALNAQRKSRGEAELTTPDFIKRVNAAAQQLEIPKDMLKRALNVGFSGGEKKRMEILQMALLEPRFCILDETDSGLDIDALRIAAEGVNALRSPDRSFLVITHYQRLLNYIVPDSVHVMAGGKIVKSGGKELAIELEANGYADYKAQEAA; via the coding sequence ATGTTGGAAATCAAGAACCTCGTTGTCGAAATCGAGGGTAACCGCATCCTCAACGGGCTCGATCTCACCGTGAATAACGGCGAGATCGCCGCGATCATGGGCCCCAACGGCTCGGGCAAGTCGACGCTCTCCTATGTCGTAGCCGGCAAGGAGGAGTATGAGGTGCTCGACGGCGAGATCATTCTCGACGGCCAGAACGTGCTGGAAATGGAGCCCTCCGAGCGCGCCGCCGCCGGCGTCTTCCTGGCTTTCCAGTATCCGCTGGAAATCCCGGGCGTCGCCACGATGACCTTCCTCAAGGCCGCGCTCAACGCCCAGCGCAAGTCTCGTGGTGAGGCCGAGCTGACCACGCCCGACTTCATCAAGCGCGTCAACGCTGCCGCGCAGCAGCTCGAAATCCCCAAGGACATGCTCAAGCGCGCTCTTAATGTCGGCTTTTCCGGCGGTGAGAAGAAGCGCATGGAGATCCTCCAGATGGCGCTGCTCGAGCCGCGTTTCTGCATCCTCGACGAGACCGATTCCGGCCTCGACATCGACGCGCTGCGCATCGCGGCGGAAGGCGTCAACGCCCTGCGTTCGCCGGATCGCTCCTTCCTGGTGATCACCCACTACCAGCGCCTGCTCAACTACATCGTGCCCGACAGCGTCCACGTGATGGCGGGCGGCAAGATCGTGAAGTCTGGCGGCAAGGAGCTCGCGATCGAGCTCGAGGCCAATGGCTATGCCGATTACAAGGCGCAGGAGGCCGCGTGA
- a CDS encoding methyl-accepting chemotaxis protein, producing MWSAKQQELVNITDSAASIVADFHQKALRGELSMEEAKARAADALRPIRYADDEYFFIHGYDAVTVMHPMVPAMEGTDQSGLRLPDGRSIILELADLARAGGGFFEYDWPLVPGGEEEALKVAYVVGFEPWEWTIGTGVFVHDVETAIADSRNIFLAIAGFAGMILVALGIVLARGITRPLRRLGQGMQSLARGELDTTIEGVSRRDEVGEMAESVRIFKEALVAKRDADARLAQETQAKERRAEALDRLLRGFEETVSDLSRELSAASAAMQDTAKGMHHTADQTNGRALSVASAAEQTSANVQAVASATEQLNASVREIGQQVTQSAQIADTAVDQVRQTDQVARSLASGAQKIGEIVSLINGIAGQTNLLALNATIEAARAGEAGKGFAVVAAEVKNLADQTAKATEEIASHISQIQGVTEEVVTAVTDIGGVIDRMKEISTAISAAMEEQGAATNEIARNVQEAAKGTGEVTESIEMVKAGAGETQGAADSVLSAATDLSARSSGLGREVDSFLKAVRAA from the coding sequence TTGTGGTCGGCCAAACAGCAGGAGCTGGTGAATATTACCGACTCTGCCGCGAGCATCGTCGCCGACTTCCACCAGAAGGCTTTGCGCGGCGAACTCAGCATGGAAGAAGCCAAGGCGCGGGCCGCCGATGCGCTGCGTCCGATCCGCTATGCCGATGACGAGTATTTCTTCATCCACGGCTATGATGCGGTCACCGTGATGCATCCGATGGTGCCGGCGATGGAAGGCACCGATCAGAGCGGGCTGCGCCTGCCGGACGGACGCTCCATCATCCTTGAGCTCGCCGATCTCGCGCGCGCCGGTGGTGGCTTCTTCGAATATGACTGGCCGCTGGTGCCTGGCGGCGAGGAGGAGGCGCTGAAGGTTGCCTATGTGGTCGGTTTCGAGCCCTGGGAATGGACCATCGGCACGGGTGTCTTCGTCCACGATGTCGAGACCGCGATCGCCGACAGCCGCAATATCTTCCTTGCGATCGCCGGCTTTGCCGGGATGATCCTTGTTGCGCTCGGCATCGTGCTCGCCCGCGGGATCACCCGGCCCCTGCGGCGGCTCGGGCAGGGGATGCAGTCCCTTGCGCGCGGCGAGCTGGATACGACCATCGAGGGGGTCTCGCGGCGCGACGAGGTCGGCGAGATGGCCGAATCGGTCCGGATCTTCAAGGAAGCGCTCGTCGCCAAGCGCGACGCGGATGCGCGCCTTGCGCAGGAGACCCAGGCAAAGGAACGGCGCGCCGAGGCCCTCGACAGGCTGCTGCGCGGGTTCGAAGAGACCGTCTCCGATCTTTCGCGCGAGCTTTCGGCCGCATCCGCCGCCATGCAGGATACGGCGAAAGGCATGCATCACACGGCTGATCAGACCAATGGCCGCGCCTTGTCCGTCGCCAGCGCAGCCGAGCAGACCTCGGCGAATGTGCAGGCCGTGGCTTCGGCGACCGAACAGCTCAACGCGTCCGTGCGCGAAATCGGCCAGCAGGTGACGCAATCGGCTCAGATCGCCGACACGGCGGTGGATCAGGTGCGTCAGACCGATCAGGTCGCGCGCAGTCTCGCCAGCGGTGCCCAGAAGATCGGCGAGATCGTCTCCCTGATCAATGGCATTGCCGGCCAGACCAACCTGCTGGCGCTCAACGCCACCATCGAGGCAGCCCGAGCGGGCGAGGCGGGTAAGGGGTTTGCCGTCGTCGCGGCGGAGGTAAAGAACCTGGCCGACCAGACCGCCAAGGCCACGGAAGAGATCGCCAGCCACATCTCCCAGATTCAGGGTGTTACCGAGGAGGTCGTGACTGCGGTCACGGATATCGGTGGCGTGATCGACCGTATGAAGGAAATCTCCACCGCGATTTCGGCCGCGATGGAAGAGCAGGGCGCGGCGACCAACGAGATTGCCCGTAACGTCCAGGAGGCGGCGAAGGGGACCGGTGAGGTCACCGAATCGATCGAGATGGTGAAGGCCGGTGCCGGCGAGACGCAGGGTGCCGCAGATTCGGTGCTCAGTGCCGCGACGGATCTGTCCGCGCGCTCATCCGGCCTCGGCCGCGAGGTCGATTCCTTCCTGAAGGCCGTACGCGCTGCGTGA